In Rhizobium lusitanum, a genomic segment contains:
- a CDS encoding ABC transporter permease codes for MLRYLLSRLWQSLILLLLVSMIGFAVLTLAPGGPLSQFTLTPGMTKEALDRIAAQMGLDRPLPIQYLDWLRHMLMGDWGHSYRDNQPVLSIILGHLFATLLLMGTSMVISIVLGTWIGIRGATKRYSIFDYSATIGAMVALSIPTFWFGLIAIYIFSLKLKWLPAGNMYTVGNGSFGDYAIHLIMPSLVLALVNIAVWSRYMRTATLDVINQDFVRTAKAKGLSPRRVLMRHVVGNALLPMITLAGVQLPTVLGGALVAETVFTWPGMGRLFLDSLGYSDYPVVMGLLMFSAIFVLIGNLLADLLVAFVDPRVRLG; via the coding sequence ATGCTGCGCTATCTCCTCAGTCGACTGTGGCAGAGCCTGATACTGCTGCTGCTCGTATCGATGATCGGCTTTGCCGTTCTCACTCTCGCACCCGGCGGTCCGCTGTCGCAATTCACCCTGACGCCGGGCATGACCAAGGAGGCGCTCGACCGGATCGCCGCGCAGATGGGCCTCGACCGGCCGTTGCCCATCCAGTATCTCGACTGGCTGCGGCACATGCTGATGGGCGACTGGGGTCACTCCTATCGCGATAACCAGCCGGTGCTGTCGATCATTCTCGGTCACCTATTCGCGACGCTGCTCCTGATGGGCACCTCTATGGTGATCTCGATCGTGCTCGGCACCTGGATCGGTATCAGAGGCGCGACCAAGCGCTATTCGATCTTCGACTACAGCGCCACCATCGGCGCCATGGTGGCGCTGTCGATCCCGACCTTCTGGTTCGGCCTTATCGCCATCTATATCTTCTCGCTGAAGCTGAAATGGCTGCCAGCCGGCAATATGTACACGGTCGGCAACGGCTCGTTCGGCGACTATGCGATCCATCTGATCATGCCGAGCCTGGTGCTTGCTCTCGTCAACATCGCCGTGTGGAGCCGGTACATGCGCACTGCCACGCTCGATGTCATCAACCAGGATTTCGTGCGCACCGCCAAGGCCAAGGGCCTGTCGCCCCGGCGCGTCCTGATGCGCCATGTCGTCGGCAACGCGCTGCTACCGATGATCACGCTTGCCGGCGTGCAATTGCCGACTGTCCTCGGGGGCGCGCTGGTCGCCGAAACGGTCTTCACCTGGCCGGGAATGGGGCGGCTCTTTCTCGATAGCCTCGGCTACAGCGACTACCCTGTGGTCATGGGCCTTTTGATGTTCTCGGCGATCTTCGTGCTGATCGGCAATCTGCTCGCGGATCTGCTGGTCGCCTTCGTCGATCCGCGCGTCCGGCTCGGTTAG
- a CDS encoding NAD(P)/FAD-dependent oxidoreductase: MPGPYVVPVHGDAELPKEVDVVVIGGGIIGTSTALELAEQGLRVALCEKGGIGQEQSSRNWGWVRISRRDPREVPLMAEALRIWSTLDTRIGRDTGYKRAGIIFTCANDKEYADHERWNRNLEGYQFESRMVSGAEFRNLVPGSQMDIKGALYTAADGRAEPQRAAPAIAEAARDKGASILTECAVRGIETAAGRISGVITERGPIACKAVVLAGGAWSSLFAGMFGLDLPQLKVMNSVLRTKPLEGGPEQAIWANGFALRKRQDGGYTIASGHENIVDIVPKSFRYASKFFPALSKEWRSLNFRLSGRFLDEARIPDHWAMDEASPFEYCRVLDPKPSTKLSNTALANLKKAFPAFEKAEIAQRWAGYIDVTPDAVPVIDAIDSIPGFHIATGFSGHGFGIGPAAGRLMADIVTGKPPIVDRKNFRFSRFHDGSKIELISGF, from the coding sequence ATGCCCGGCCCCTATGTGGTCCCCGTTCACGGGGACGCTGAACTGCCCAAGGAAGTCGACGTCGTCGTTATCGGCGGCGGTATCATCGGCACGTCGACCGCCCTGGAACTGGCCGAGCAAGGCCTGCGCGTCGCATTGTGCGAGAAAGGCGGCATCGGCCAGGAGCAATCGAGCCGCAACTGGGGTTGGGTCCGCATATCACGACGCGATCCGCGCGAAGTGCCGCTGATGGCGGAAGCCCTGCGCATCTGGAGCACGCTCGACACCCGCATCGGCCGCGACACTGGATACAAGCGCGCCGGCATCATCTTCACCTGCGCCAACGACAAGGAATATGCCGACCACGAACGCTGGAACCGCAATCTCGAGGGCTATCAGTTCGAAAGCCGCATGGTCAGCGGCGCCGAGTTCAGGAACCTCGTTCCCGGCTCACAGATGGACATCAAGGGCGCGCTCTACACCGCCGCCGATGGCCGTGCCGAGCCGCAACGGGCAGCACCGGCGATTGCCGAAGCCGCCCGCGACAAGGGCGCCTCCATCCTCACCGAATGCGCCGTGCGCGGCATCGAGACGGCGGCTGGCCGGATCTCCGGCGTGATCACCGAGCGCGGCCCGATCGCCTGCAAGGCCGTCGTTCTCGCCGGCGGCGCCTGGTCGAGCCTGTTTGCCGGCATGTTCGGGCTCGATCTGCCGCAATTGAAGGTGATGAACTCCGTGCTACGCACCAAGCCGCTGGAAGGCGGCCCCGAGCAGGCGATCTGGGCCAACGGCTTTGCCCTGCGCAAGCGCCAGGACGGTGGCTACACGATTGCCTCGGGTCACGAGAACATAGTCGACATCGTGCCGAAATCCTTCCGCTATGCCAGCAAGTTCTTCCCGGCGCTGTCCAAGGAATGGCGCTCGTTGAACTTCCGCCTCTCCGGTCGCTTTCTCGACGAGGCCCGCATTCCCGACCACTGGGCGATGGATGAGGCTAGTCCCTTCGAATATTGCCGCGTCCTCGATCCGAAGCCTTCGACCAAGCTTTCAAACACCGCACTTGCCAATCTCAAGAAAGCCTTCCCGGCATTCGAAAAGGCCGAGATCGCCCAGCGCTGGGCCGGCTATATCGACGTCACCCCGGATGCCGTGCCGGTGATCGACGCGATCGACAGCATTCCCGGCTTCCACATCGCCACCGGCTTTTCCGGCCACGGCTTCGGCATCGGCCCGGCCGCCGGGCGATTGATGGCCGATATCGTCACCGGCAAGCCGCCGATCGTCGATCGCAAGAATTTCCGTTTCTCCCGCTTCCACGACGGTTCAAAGATCGAACTGATCAGCGGTTTCTGA
- a CDS encoding MarR family winged helix-turn-helix transcriptional regulator → MPPTKVPPASVKDIDIDVLEDTLSFYIRSINLAVSRDLDEKLEGLDVARGTGKITTLLLVDGNPGIRPSIIAKLIIKDRSATGRLIDQMEEHELLFRETSADDSRAQELYITEKGHELAERVRGIVTRQSREFFSDISDEEHKLLIDILRRTYRRVAAQS, encoded by the coding sequence ATGCCGCCGACCAAAGTCCCACCGGCTTCCGTAAAGGACATCGATATCGACGTCCTTGAGGATACGCTGAGCTTTTACATCCGCAGCATCAACCTAGCGGTTTCGCGCGACCTGGACGAAAAGCTCGAAGGCCTGGACGTTGCCCGTGGAACGGGGAAAATCACCACCCTTCTACTCGTTGACGGCAACCCCGGCATCCGGCCCTCCATCATCGCGAAGCTCATCATCAAGGACCGCTCCGCGACCGGCCGGCTGATCGACCAGATGGAGGAGCACGAGCTTCTTTTCCGCGAGACGTCAGCGGACGACAGCCGAGCGCAGGAACTCTACATCACCGAAAAAGGACACGAACTGGCCGAGCGCGTGCGCGGCATCGTCACCCGGCAATCGCGCGAGTTTTTTTCCGACATCAGCGACGAGGAACACAAGCTCCTCATCGACATCCTGCGCCGCACCTATCGGCGTGTCGCTGCTCAATCATGA
- a CDS encoding ABC transporter permease → MSSSPPTSLAPPLFAHTRWWQNRTLRRFVRHKLALLGVAMITAIILACLIGPSLLPYDELFIDLRARFAPPFTAGYHIFGTDPLGRDVAVRLFMAGRISLLVGFFAMVLSTLIGTTIGVVAGYYGGRVGMLLMRFVDAFLSFPGIFLLLALAAFIKPSPFMITVIIAVTSWMETARIVEAEVRSLRERDFVLAARMLGLTNRWIMFRELLPNASGPIIVAATLTVARAILLEAYVSFLGYGIQPPLPSWGNMLNGAQQYLASAPWLAIVPGVAITLAVTSFNFIGDGLRDALDARSDLN, encoded by the coding sequence ATGTCTTCCTCTCCCCCCACAAGTCTCGCCCCGCCGCTGTTCGCGCATACCCGCTGGTGGCAAAACCGCACGCTGCGTCGCTTTGTCCGCCACAAGCTCGCCCTCCTTGGCGTCGCCATGATCACGGCCATCATACTTGCCTGCCTGATCGGGCCATCGCTGCTTCCCTATGATGAACTCTTCATCGACCTGCGCGCCCGTTTCGCACCACCCTTCACGGCCGGTTACCATATTTTCGGGACAGATCCGCTTGGACGCGACGTTGCGGTGCGCCTTTTCATGGCGGGCCGCATCTCGCTTCTGGTCGGCTTCTTCGCCATGGTGCTCAGCACCCTGATCGGCACCACGATCGGCGTGGTCGCGGGCTATTATGGCGGCCGCGTCGGCATGCTTCTGATGCGCTTCGTCGATGCCTTCCTGTCGTTTCCCGGCATCTTCCTGCTGCTGGCGCTCGCCGCCTTCATCAAGCCGAGCCCCTTCATGATCACCGTCATCATCGCGGTGACGAGCTGGATGGAAACCGCGCGCATCGTCGAGGCGGAGGTGCGCTCGCTGCGGGAACGCGACTTCGTGCTTGCCGCGCGCATGCTCGGCCTCACCAACAGATGGATCATGTTCCGCGAGCTCTTGCCGAACGCCAGCGGCCCGATCATCGTCGCCGCCACGCTGACGGTTGCGCGCGCCATCCTGCTGGAAGCCTATGTCAGCTTCCTCGGCTATGGCATCCAGCCGCCGCTGCCGAGCTGGGGCAACATGCTGAACGGCGCCCAGCAATATCTCGCAAGCGCGCCCTGGCTCGCCATCGTCCCCGGCGTCGCCATCACGCTTGCGGTTACTAGCTTCAACTTCATCGGCGACGGCCTGCGCGACGCGCTGGACGCGCGCAGCGACCTCAACTGA
- a CDS encoding ABC transporter ATP-binding protein, whose amino-acid sequence MANLTLRDARKTYGVLEVIKGIDLDVEDREFVVFVGPSGCGKSTLLRMIAGLEKINSGDLVIDGTRSNDIDPSQRGLAMVFQSYALYPHMTVAENMGFALRIAGIPLAERDQKVKDAAQILELSHLLDRRPKDLSGGQRQRVAIGRAIVRNPKIFLFDEPLSNLDAALRVNMRLELMRLHERLAATMIYVTHDQIEAMTMADKIVVLNSGRIEQVGSPLELYNRPANIFVAGFIGSPKMNLLPITVESTGPSGISVALPGGSSITVPVADGTVKAGSKLTLGVRPEHIRIGQGGQFTGEAILAERLGGLTVLHIDIASDQSLVVQTEGTDTTPLHTQISLQIDPAACHLFDQEGRTLARLN is encoded by the coding sequence ATGGCTAATCTCACACTCCGCGACGCCCGTAAGACCTACGGCGTCCTCGAAGTCATCAAGGGCATCGATCTGGATGTGGAGGACCGCGAATTCGTTGTCTTTGTTGGCCCTTCCGGCTGCGGCAAGTCCACGCTTCTGCGCATGATCGCCGGTCTGGAGAAAATCAACAGCGGCGATCTGGTGATCGACGGCACTCGCTCCAACGACATCGATCCGTCGCAGCGCGGCCTGGCGATGGTGTTTCAATCCTACGCGCTCTATCCGCATATGACGGTCGCCGAGAATATGGGTTTCGCGCTCAGAATTGCCGGCATTCCATTGGCCGAGCGCGACCAAAAGGTTAAAGACGCGGCCCAGATTCTGGAACTGTCGCATCTGCTCGACCGCCGGCCGAAGGATCTGTCGGGCGGCCAGCGCCAGCGCGTCGCCATTGGCCGGGCAATCGTGCGCAATCCGAAAATCTTCCTGTTCGACGAACCGCTTTCCAATCTCGACGCGGCGCTACGCGTCAACATGCGGCTGGAACTGATGCGCCTGCACGAAAGACTGGCCGCGACGATGATCTACGTCACCCATGACCAGATCGAAGCCATGACCATGGCCGACAAGATCGTCGTCCTCAACAGCGGTCGCATCGAGCAGGTCGGCTCGCCGCTCGAGCTTTACAATCGCCCCGCAAACATCTTCGTCGCCGGTTTCATCGGTTCGCCGAAAATGAATCTTCTACCGATAACCGTCGAGAGTACCGGCCCGAGCGGCATATCCGTCGCACTTCCCGGTGGCAGCTCGATCACCGTTCCGGTCGCCGATGGAACGGTGAAAGCCGGATCTAAGCTGACACTGGGCGTACGCCCCGAACATATCCGCATCGGCCAGGGCGGCCAGTTCACTGGGGAAGCGATCCTTGCCGAACGGCTCGGTGGCCTGACGGTTCTTCACATCGACATTGCCTCCGACCAATCCCTCGTCGTGCAGACGGAAGGCACCGACACGACCCCGCTGCACACGCAGATCTCCCTCCAGATCGACCCGGCCGCCTGTCATCTCTTCGACCAAGAGGGAAGAACGCTTGCCAGGCTGAACTGA
- a CDS encoding ABC transporter ATP-binding protein produces MTQIDAVQPANVEAVLSVKNLTISLPRAMERAHAVNDVSFDLMDGEILCIIGESGSGKSVTASAVMGLLPSIIQVTAGSIWFRGVDLVSADDVTLQGLRGRAVSIIFQDPLSALNPLMTIGDQIIEVLDAHKVGTSESRRQKVKELLNEVGLPDPDLLQYQYPFRLSGGQRQRVMIAMALALDPDVLIADEPTTALDVTTQAQILELIRKIQRRKKMSVMFITHDFGVVAEIADRVIVMEKGHLVEQGTAAQVLNAPVHPYTQRLIAAVPRMTTMDRKAMTDTPVVLEVEKLNKTYRSGGGFLSKGRTVQAVNDVSFSIRKGRTLGVVGESGSGKSSLGRVLLKLLKSDSGRILFDGRDIAALTDEQFRPLRPYIQMIFQDPFASLNPRHTIGRILTVGPIAHGLPMHEAKAKALRLLKRVGLDEGAFDRFPHEFSGGQRQRVGIARALMFDPVLLVADEAVSALDVSIQAQILKLLAEIQQDTKVAMIFITHDLRVASQICDEVAVMYKGEIVECGPPSQIFRAPEHAYTQRLLAAIPGSDWEATG; encoded by the coding sequence ATGACGCAGATCGATGCCGTTCAACCCGCAAATGTCGAGGCCGTTCTCTCGGTCAAGAACCTGACGATCAGCCTGCCGAGAGCCATGGAGCGCGCGCATGCGGTGAATGATGTCTCCTTCGATCTGATGGATGGCGAAATCCTTTGCATCATCGGGGAATCGGGCTCGGGGAAATCGGTGACCGCCAGCGCGGTCATGGGCCTGCTGCCGTCGATTATCCAGGTGACGGCGGGCTCGATCTGGTTCAGAGGCGTGGATCTGGTGAGCGCGGACGACGTGACGCTCCAAGGACTGAGAGGCCGGGCCGTCTCGATCATCTTTCAAGACCCGCTATCGGCACTGAACCCACTGATGACGATCGGAGACCAGATTATCGAGGTTCTGGATGCCCATAAAGTCGGCACGTCCGAGAGCCGGCGGCAGAAGGTGAAGGAATTGCTTAACGAAGTCGGCCTGCCGGATCCCGATCTCCTGCAGTATCAATATCCCTTCCGGTTGTCCGGCGGGCAGCGACAGCGCGTGATGATTGCCATGGCCTTGGCGCTCGATCCTGACGTGCTGATCGCCGACGAGCCGACCACCGCCCTGGACGTCACCACGCAGGCCCAGATTCTAGAACTGATCCGCAAGATCCAGCGGCGCAAGAAGATGAGCGTGATGTTCATCACCCATGATTTCGGGGTGGTGGCGGAGATTGCCGACCGGGTGATAGTCATGGAGAAGGGCCATCTCGTCGAGCAGGGAACGGCAGCACAGGTGCTGAACGCGCCCGTCCATCCCTATACGCAGCGCCTGATTGCCGCCGTTCCACGTATGACGACGATGGACCGCAAAGCCATGACCGATACGCCCGTCGTGCTGGAAGTGGAGAAGCTCAACAAGACCTACCGCTCCGGTGGCGGCTTCCTGTCCAAGGGGCGGACGGTTCAAGCGGTGAACGATGTCAGCTTTTCGATCCGCAAGGGACGCACGCTCGGCGTCGTCGGCGAATCCGGTTCCGGCAAATCATCCCTCGGCCGGGTGCTGCTGAAACTTCTAAAGTCTGACAGCGGCAGGATCCTGTTCGATGGCCGCGACATCGCAGCGCTAACGGACGAGCAGTTTCGGCCGCTGCGCCCTTATATCCAGATGATCTTTCAGGACCCGTTCGCCTCGCTCAATCCGCGTCACACGATCGGCCGCATCTTGACAGTTGGGCCGATCGCGCATGGCTTGCCGATGCACGAGGCAAAGGCAAAGGCGCTCCGGCTTCTCAAGCGCGTCGGGCTTGACGAAGGCGCGTTCGACCGTTTCCCGCATGAGTTCTCAGGAGGCCAGCGCCAGCGTGTCGGCATCGCCCGGGCCTTGATGTTCGATCCCGTGTTGCTGGTGGCGGATGAGGCGGTTTCCGCGCTCGACGTTTCGATCCAGGCGCAGATCCTCAAGCTTCTCGCGGAGATCCAGCAGGACACGAAAGTGGCGATGATCTTCATCACCCACGACCTGCGCGTTGCAAGCCAGATCTGCGACGAGGTCGCCGTCATGTACAAGGGCGAGATCGTCGAATGCGGCCCACCCTCGCAAATCTTCCGCGCGCCGGAGCACGCCTATACGCAACGCCTGCTCGCCGCCATTCCCGGCAGTGATTGGGAAGCGACGGGCTAA
- a CDS encoding peptide ABC transporter substrate-binding protein — MSDANDTILLKPTRRQALTMMALGASGLIMPNILGRSEAFAAPPAKPTGQLVIGFSQEPTVFNPHLIHIEVDEGIHFSVFDPLFIVTPEGKFSPSLATEVPSVENGGISADGLNWKIKLRDGVKWHDGKPFTAEDVKFTLELMVDPDFRSWRKTGHELVRDLTVVSPTEITWRMEKPFAPYPSILAMTFIVPKHILGAEKDKNTAPFNNAPVGTGPFKWVERIPGDHITLAANTDYFGDGPYLETLVYKYVPDLTVLYTQFKTGDIDVVGLQWITPDHYEEAKALDGKVVAVVPAATVESIGFNMERPQFKDPAVREALYHAIDKQTIIDALYYGLPTPTESYIPQQSFYYNPDLPKQEFSPDKAKKILDDAGWKPGADGIRAKDGVRLAFTNSTTAGNHIREQVQQFMQQTFKDIGVELTISNLPPAVMWGDYWTMSKFDSVVVGINFQTGSDPDTSDYFRSTAITAKGGAGQNSWQYANPEVDKLLAEGGQIFVPEERKKVYQKIQEVMRHDLPFLPLFQYATVRGHKVGVENVTPNINVRIDTWNVGTWYWAKA; from the coding sequence ATGTCCGACGCAAACGACACTATCCTCCTGAAACCCACCCGCCGCCAGGCACTGACCATGATGGCGCTCGGCGCCTCCGGGCTGATCATGCCCAACATTCTCGGTCGCAGCGAAGCGTTCGCGGCACCGCCCGCCAAGCCGACCGGCCAGCTCGTCATCGGCTTTTCGCAGGAGCCGACCGTCTTCAATCCGCATCTGATCCACATCGAAGTCGATGAAGGCATCCATTTCAGCGTTTTCGACCCGCTCTTCATCGTCACCCCGGAGGGCAAATTCTCCCCTTCGCTTGCGACAGAAGTCCCGAGCGTCGAAAACGGCGGCATCTCGGCCGACGGCCTTAACTGGAAGATCAAGCTGCGCGATGGTGTGAAGTGGCATGACGGCAAGCCGTTTACCGCCGAAGACGTCAAGTTCACGCTCGAACTCATGGTCGATCCGGATTTCCGCAGCTGGCGCAAGACCGGCCACGAACTGGTGCGCGATCTGACCGTGGTCTCGCCGACGGAAATTACCTGGAGGATGGAAAAGCCGTTTGCGCCCTACCCGTCGATCCTCGCCATGACCTTCATCGTGCCAAAGCATATCCTCGGCGCGGAGAAGGACAAGAATACCGCCCCCTTCAACAATGCGCCGGTCGGCACCGGCCCGTTCAAATGGGTCGAGCGCATCCCTGGCGATCACATCACGCTTGCGGCCAACACCGACTATTTCGGCGATGGCCCCTATCTCGAAACCTTGGTCTACAAATATGTTCCCGACCTGACGGTGCTCTACACGCAGTTCAAGACCGGTGATATCGATGTCGTCGGCCTGCAATGGATCACGCCGGACCACTATGAGGAGGCCAAGGCGCTGGATGGCAAGGTCGTCGCCGTCGTTCCGGCCGCCACCGTCGAATCCATTGGCTTCAACATGGAGCGGCCGCAGTTCAAGGATCCGGCGGTGCGCGAGGCGCTCTACCACGCGATCGACAAGCAGACGATTATCGACGCGCTCTATTACGGCCTGCCGACGCCGACCGAGAGCTACATACCGCAGCAGTCCTTCTACTATAATCCGGACCTGCCGAAGCAGGAGTTCAGCCCCGACAAGGCCAAGAAGATCCTCGACGATGCCGGTTGGAAGCCCGGTGCCGACGGCATTCGCGCGAAGGACGGCGTCAGGCTTGCCTTCACAAACTCCACCACCGCCGGCAACCATATTCGCGAGCAGGTGCAGCAGTTCATGCAGCAGACCTTCAAGGATATCGGCGTGGAGCTCACCATCTCCAACCTGCCGCCGGCGGTGATGTGGGGCGATTATTGGACAATGTCGAAGTTCGATTCCGTGGTCGTCGGCATCAACTTCCAGACCGGTTCCGATCCCGACACATCGGATTACTTCCGCTCCACCGCGATTACCGCCAAGGGTGGCGCGGGTCAGAACTCCTGGCAATATGCCAATCCGGAAGTCGACAAACTCCTGGCTGAAGGCGGCCAGATCTTCGTGCCGGAGGAACGTAAGAAGGTCTACCAGAAGATCCAGGAGGTCATGCGCCACGACCTGCCCTTCCTGCCGCTGTTCCAGTATGCGACCGTGCGCGGCCACAAGGTGGGAGTCGAGAACGTCACCCCCAACATCAACGTGCGCATCGACACATGGAACGTCGGCACCTGGTACTGGGCGAAGGCCTGA
- a CDS encoding SDR family NAD(P)-dependent oxidoreductase → MNEERVAMISGASRGIGAALAEELAAKGWRLSLGMRQPVMPAWADPARVAVFAYDAVDPDASSSWTEETLRAFGRIDAVVANAGIIIAKNVIEADDADLDDLLEVNVKAPRRLAKAAWSALASSGRGRVIIVASLSGKRVKSANSGLYAVSKFAAVALTHAIRHTGFDLGIRATAICPGFVATDMARGVSSKADSEMTDPRDLARVISMLIELPNEASVAEFSINCQLEESF, encoded by the coding sequence ATGAATGAAGAACGAGTTGCAATGATATCGGGAGCCAGCCGAGGGATCGGCGCGGCACTTGCCGAGGAGCTTGCAGCCAAAGGCTGGCGGTTGTCGCTCGGCATGCGCCAACCAGTCATGCCCGCCTGGGCCGACCCCGCCCGCGTCGCCGTCTTTGCCTATGATGCCGTCGATCCCGATGCGTCGTCATCATGGACCGAAGAGACGCTGCGCGCCTTTGGCCGCATCGACGCGGTCGTCGCCAATGCCGGCATCATCATCGCGAAAAACGTGATCGAGGCCGACGATGCGGATCTGGACGATCTGCTCGAGGTGAACGTCAAGGCGCCGAGAAGGCTTGCAAAAGCCGCGTGGAGCGCGCTTGCTTCAAGCGGTCGCGGCCGGGTCATCATCGTCGCTTCGCTTTCGGGAAAGCGGGTGAAGTCAGCGAACTCCGGGCTCTATGCCGTTTCCAAATTTGCGGCCGTCGCGCTTACCCATGCCATACGCCACACCGGCTTCGATCTCGGCATCCGCGCCACAGCTATCTGCCCCGGTTTCGTGGCGACGGACATGGCGCGCGGCGTCTCGAGCAAGGCAGACAGCGAAATGACCGATCCGCGCGATCTTGCCCGCGTCATTTCCATGCTGATCGAGCTCCCGAACGAGGCGAGCGTTGCGGAATTTTCTATCAATTGCCAGCTAGAGGAGTCTTTCTGA
- a CDS encoding NAD(P)/FAD-dependent oxidoreductase codes for MTVFSPFATSLWYATATAAPTTTPLEGRVEADVCVVGGGYTGLTTALALAKDGVRVVLLEAQEIGFGGSGRNAGHCTPTFTHYSLPELRRMLGEPWAERLIARQTRANDQVSDMIQRYQIECEWQQNGYVMGAHTPRAVKTLEAKARDYNSVGARTRVIDKAETEAITGSPRFYGGWLHEEGGHLNPLGYARGLARAVIQEGGHVYTRSPVTGCEREGAGWAVKTEKGSVLADKVIFATGAYTVGGWPRLDRTFKIQRVFVAATQPLSEDERLSVLPKNTTIHDGRGDIYVYKYNAEGRIVASMFPMGRRGRDLAYTHQVMSDRLRWLHPQIKRDIRWDYLWYGELDMQYRTVPRLYDLAPGVVALTGLSGRGVPTGSMLGGILAEWAKGVPDKDLALKIEPLSAAPFYMGFAPQMTLRYYRVADWVRTKLAGAALPPHA; via the coding sequence GTGACGGTCTTCTCTCCTTTCGCAACGTCGCTCTGGTATGCGACCGCGACCGCAGCTCCGACAACGACGCCGCTCGAAGGCCGCGTGGAGGCCGATGTCTGCGTGGTGGGCGGCGGCTATACCGGCCTCACCACCGCGCTCGCCCTGGCCAAGGACGGCGTACGTGTTGTGCTGCTCGAGGCGCAGGAGATCGGCTTCGGTGGTTCGGGCCGCAATGCCGGCCACTGCACGCCGACCTTCACCCATTACAGCCTGCCGGAGCTTCGCCGCATGCTGGGCGAGCCCTGGGCCGAGCGACTGATCGCCCGCCAGACGAGAGCCAACGATCAGGTCTCCGACATGATCCAGCGCTACCAGATCGAATGCGAGTGGCAGCAGAACGGCTACGTCATGGGCGCCCATACGCCCAGGGCTGTGAAAACGCTCGAAGCAAAAGCCCGCGACTACAATTCTGTCGGCGCCCGCACGCGGGTTATCGACAAGGCCGAGACAGAGGCGATCACAGGCAGTCCGCGCTTTTACGGCGGTTGGCTGCACGAAGAGGGTGGCCATCTCAATCCGCTCGGTTATGCGCGCGGCCTGGCGCGCGCCGTCATTCAGGAAGGCGGCCACGTCTACACGCGCTCGCCGGTCACCGGCTGCGAACGCGAAGGTGCTGGCTGGGCGGTGAAAACCGAAAAAGGCTCCGTGCTTGCGGACAAGGTCATCTTCGCCACCGGAGCCTACACTGTCGGCGGCTGGCCCAGGCTCGACCGCACCTTCAAGATCCAGCGGGTTTTCGTCGCGGCGACCCAGCCGCTTTCCGAGGACGAGCGGCTGAGCGTCCTGCCGAAAAACACCACGATCCATGACGGGCGCGGCGATATCTATGTCTACAAATACAATGCCGAAGGCCGGATCGTCGCCTCGATGTTCCCGATGGGCCGGCGCGGACGCGACCTCGCCTATACCCATCAGGTGATGTCGGACCGGCTGCGATGGCTGCATCCGCAGATCAAGCGGGATATCCGCTGGGACTATCTCTGGTACGGCGAGCTGGACATGCAATACAGGACCGTGCCGCGACTTTACGACCTCGCACCGGGCGTCGTTGCCTTGACCGGTCTTTCGGGCCGTGGCGTCCCGACCGGCAGCATGCTGGGCGGCATTCTTGCCGAATGGGCCAAGGGTGTTCCCGACAAGGATCTCGCGCTGAAGATCGAGCCGCTCTCGGCGGCACCCTTTTACATGGGTTTCGCGCCGCAGATGACGCTGCGCTACTACCGCGTTGCCGACTGGGTCAGGACGAAGCTTGCCGGCGCGGCTTTGCCGCCGCATGCCTGA